A window of the Lactuca sativa cultivar Salinas chromosome 7, Lsat_Salinas_v11, whole genome shotgun sequence genome harbors these coding sequences:
- the LOC111895692 gene encoding uncharacterized protein LOC111895692 encodes MAAVKLMFPAIMMATVIAVRSLDTNHVFDPCSDSKVRRWDGFTFGIAFSSKDSFFSNQIQLSPCDRRLSLRGNATLAVFRPKVDELTFLTINTDFDPAKAGGYMVAFAGKQYAARSIPTLVADKSNIITSFTLVLELQEGRLINLYWKKVGCKSCTERSGVCVNNQECAIPISKCDINGGSVDCNLKVQLAFSGTDKGLGVLNSWYEVQKLREYLLAG; translated from the exons ATGGCAGCCGTGAAGTTGATGTTTCCGGCGATAATGATGGCTACGGTGATCGCCGTTCGTTCATTAGATACAAACCACGTTTTCGATCCATGTTCAGATTCAAAAGTTCGAAGGTGGGATGGATTTACCTTCGGAATCGCATTTTCTTCCAAGGATTCCTTCTTCTCCAACCAAATTCAGCTTTCACCCTGCGACCGCCGCCTCTCCCTCCGTGGAAACGCTACACTCGCCGTCTTCCGCCCAAAAGTTGACGAACTCACTTTCCTCACCATTAACACCGACTTTGATCCG GCGAAAGCTGGTGGATATATGGTTGCGTTCGCCGGAAAACAGTACGCAGCAAGATCGATACCTACTTTAGTCGCTGATAAATCAAACATCATCACAAGTTTCACTCTT GTTCTTGAGTTGCAAGAAGGCAGGCTTATAAACTTATACTGGAAGAAAGTGGGGTGTAAATCGTGTACAGAAAGATCAGGCGTTTGCGTGAACAATCAAGAATGTGCTATACCAATCTCGAAGTGTGACATTAATGGCGGATCTGTTGATTGTAATCTTAAGGTACAGCTAGCGTTCTCAGGTACAGATAAAGGGTTAGGTGTTCTTAATTCATGGTATGAGGTGCAAAAGCTTCGAGAATATTTGTTGGCTGGTTAG